The Xiphophorus couchianus chromosome 14, X_couchianus-1.0, whole genome shotgun sequence genome includes a region encoding these proteins:
- the LOC114158015 gene encoding endonuclease domain-containing 1 protein-like: MEDIPSPVCSSFYSGVRMRLFCAYILSCSVLMVSSAVSNSFRDCSHFFYMQTPPAGIRGTSLKKICQKYADKLRYATLYDSSRRLPLYSAYIFKKSDGKGRADTPWMYEPQLVSESESSNMKVLPLTADISPLIEESQIVLEDYVDAVEYRRGTLNPDQHQADPDDKSSTYTLTNVVPLITDFLGTSWSSYLDTVRRRLNNFCHGKSYIVTGVTFSGGTIKRDNKDRLSIPKHVWMGYCCPKFDRNSPYEVRFMFPSYGGYALNEQTGNNVVEVPLKKLEIFLKSQTDFEKDMAIFYKGCVSENTIEKKRRDLQRLNN; this comes from the exons ATGGAAGACATTCCAAGCCCTGTTTGCTCCAGTTTCTACTCCGGTGTGAGGATGCGTTTGTTTTGTGCCTACATCCTGTCCTGCTCTGTTTTGATGGTGAGCTCTGCCGTGTCCAACAGCTTCAGAGACTGCAGCCATTTTTTCTACATGCAAACGCCTCCAGCAGGGATCCGAGGGACGAGCCTGAAGAAGATCTGCCAGAAGTACGCCGACAAACTGCGCTACGCCACCCTGTACGACAGCAGTCGGCGTCTCCCACTGTATTCAgcttacatttttaagaagTCTGATGGGAAGGGGAGGGCAGACACACCGTGGATGTACGAGCCTCAG CTGGTGTCTGAATCAGAGAGCAGCAACATGAAGGTGCTTCCTCTGACTGCAGACATTTCTCCTCTCATTGAGGAGAGCCAGATTGTTTTGGAGGACTACGTCGATGCTGTAGAATACAGACGAGGCACGCTGAACCCTGACCAGCACCAAGCAGATCCAGACGACAAATCCTCTACCTACACCCTCACCAACGTCGTTCCTCTGATCACTGATTTTCTGGGAACCTCCTGGAGTTCTTACCTAGACACCGTCCGCCGCCGCCTAAACAACTTCTGCCATGGTAAGTCTTACATCGTGACTGGAGTAACTTTTTCAGGAGGCACCATCAAGCGTGACAACAAGGACCGTCTTTCAATACCAAAACACGTATGGATGGGATACTGCTGCCCAAAGTTTGACCGTAACTCACCTTACGAGGTGAGGTTCATGTTCCCCAGTTATGGCGGCTACGCCCTGAATGAGCAGACGGGCAACAATGTGGTGGAGGTGCCATTAAAGAAACTGGAGATTTTCCTGAAGAGCCAAACAGACTTTGAAAAAGACATGGCTATTTTCTACAAGGGCTGTGTGTCAGAAAACACCATCGAAAAGAAGCGAAGAGACCTGCAGAGGCTGAATAACTGA